The Wolbachia endosymbiont of Drosophila innubila region AGCAAGAAAAAAGAAAAAGACCATAAAAACACAGTCTGTAAACTTATTTTAGGTATGTTTGTATTATCTGTTGGGTTATATGTTGCTGATTATTTCTTTATGGAGCAAAAATTATTTAATCCAATAAAAGGTGTCCTACCACAGGATAATTTTGCTAATCTAGTAATTGCTGCAGGGCTTACTATCGTAATAGTATATGCTTTATTTCAATTATCACAGGAACCACCACTTTCAACAGTCAATAAGATGACGAATGAAAATTTAGGACAGCCCGTGCAAAATAAGTTTAGAATTACATAAATGTAGCAACTTAAAAGCATATATTGTATAATGCTTATTCTCAAGTTAAGAGGTAATTTATGGATTTAAGTAAAATAACAGCAGGACCAAATGCGGTGAATGTGGTAATTGAAATAAGTGCGAATGCTGAGCCTGTAAAGTATGAATTTAATAAAGAGTTTAGGTTGTTACAAGTTGACAGATTTTTATCTACCTCAATGACTTATCCTTGCAATTATGGGTTTGTACCAAATACCTGCGCAGGTGATGGTGATCCTGTGGATGTTTTGGTGCTAACTCAATTTCCCTTAGCATCTAGTGTTTTAATATCGGTGCGTCCAATAGGCGCATTACTCACTAAAGATGAAAAAGGAGAAGATGAGAAAATATTAGCAGTGCCTGTTTCCAGTGTTGATAGCTATTATGACAATATAAAGGACTATTCTGACTTATCTAAAAGCCTACTAGATAAAATTACTCATTTCTTTTCTCATTATAAAGATCTGGAAAAGGGAAAAACGGTAGCAGTTGGAGAATGGGTTGGTGTGGAAGAAGCAAAGAAAATCATTGAAAAAAGCAGAAATTAGTTTTTATTGATTTATAGCTAAAGTGGCTTAGGTTTGCCCACAATTTGAAAAACAACAAATTCGTCATTCCGCTACTTGTTAGCGGAATCTATACCGCGCACAACTGTACGAACATTGCAATATGGCACATAGTAAACGATGTCATTCCAGTGCGTGACACTGGGATCCAGACTTTCCGTAAAAACGTTATATTTTAACATAACACTTATATGCTCACCAACTTAGTGCTAATCAAAATCCTGGATCCCAGTGTCTGGGCACTGGGATGACAAGAAAGGGAGCACTGGAATTTTTGTTTCAGCATTAGCCATGCATCTGAACAGATACAAATATTGCAATTAAAAGCATTAGACAGGTGGTAGAGGTCTTGGTATTATATAATCTTTAGGTTCTAAATTTGGAAGGGTGGCCGAGCGGCTGAAGGCGGCGGTTTGCTAAACCGTTATACGACCCAAAAGTCGTATCGAGGGTTCGAATCCCTCTCCTTCCGTATACTGTTTTTAGCACGGTTTAAATTCGCTATATTAGCATGTTTTTAGCCTATTTACCAGCGTACCTGATTTTGTTGCAATGGTTTTTATTTCCATTGCCACTGAGATCACTATTAAAAAGTTGGCTAGCATTGACTCAGTATTTATTATAGAATTGGTTGTTAACTTTACTTGTATGTATAAAATACTAATTTTACTGTTGATAGTGTTGCCACTTAGGTTGCTTGCAACCGAGATTGAAATTGTTGCAGATGTAAATGGTGAACCAATTTCAAATTTAGATATCGAAAAACGCATCAACTTTATAAATTCATTGTTTGGCACTCAAAGTGTTAATCAAAAAGAAGCAAAGCCTCAAGTGCTTAGGGAGCTAATAGACGAAATTATCATTATCAATGAAGCACAGAGGCTGAATATAAAATTGAGCAACGAGGAGTTAGATAATGCTATTATGTTATTTTTAACCCAAAGTTTTAAATTTAAGGCTAATGAAGTTGATCAATACATAGAGAAGCATAATATAGATCTTGGTATTTTAAGAAAACAAATAAAATGTCAGTTACTGTGGAGCAAAATTATTGAAGTAAGAATTGTGCCATTTATTAATATAAGCGATAAAGAAGTAGATGATGTAAAAAGGCAAACAGAAAAGCCGGATTATCTTATCACGTTCCAAGAGTTTATAATTCCTGATCAAAAAGACAAGGACGTTTATGGTATAGCTGAAGATTTAGTAAAAAAATTACGCAACAGTGATAACCCAGAATCTCCAATAAAGATGCGTAAAGCAACAGTTAATTTAAGTCAGCTAAAAGGAAAACTCAAGAGCGTTTTAGAAGGATTAGAAACCAGCGACATAGCAGGTCCATTCAGTTTCAGTGAAGGTTACTCCGTTATAAAAGTAATAGATAAAGTACAACTTAATCATGCACTGCTGGAAAGCACTTTAAAATTAAAACAGATTGTGGTTGAAGGTTCAGAAAGTTTATTAGATAATCTCAAGGAGCAAAAGGTCAGTTGTTTAAATTTTGATAAATTGGCAGATAATTTTAAGCTGCCAAACGCAAAAGAATTTGAAATAAAAATGCGAGATTTAAATCCTGATTTACAGATTTTATTTAGTAAAACAAGTGTGAATGAAATAGTAGAATTGAGAGAAAATGGCACTGCAAAGTTGATGATGTTGTGTGATATCAAGAGTAATGTAGCGGGTATAGAAGCAATCAAACAGAAAATGTACCAACAAAAGATTATGATACAAAGCAACTTGTTATTAGATGATATGCGTAAAAATGCAGCTATCAGTTATCGGTATAGTTGAAGTCAGAGAGTGTTCTTGTCTTTGTGTATAGAACTATATAAATTACTTTGTTCTATAAAATTTCAAAAAATTTGAACAAATGCAGTTAAAATAGCACATGAAGAATATAATGC contains the following coding sequences:
- a CDS encoding SurA N-terminal domain-containing protein, whose product is MYKILILLLIVLPLRLLATEIEIVADVNGEPISNLDIEKRINFINSLFGTQSVNQKEAKPQVLRELIDEIIIINEAQRLNIKLSNEELDNAIMLFLTQSFKFKANEVDQYIEKHNIDLGILRKQIKCQLLWSKIIEVRIVPFINISDKEVDDVKRQTEKPDYLITFQEFIIPDQKDKDVYGIAEDLVKKLRNSDNPESPIKMRKATVNLSQLKGKLKSVLEGLETSDIAGPFSFSEGYSVIKVIDKVQLNHALLESTLKLKQIVVEGSESLLDNLKEQKVSCLNFDKLADNFKLPNAKEFEIKMRDLNPDLQILFSKTSVNEIVELRENGTAKLMMLCDIKSNVAGIEAIKQKMYQQKIMIQSNLLLDDMRKNAAISYRYS
- the ppa gene encoding inorganic diphosphatase is translated as MDLSKITAGPNAVNVVIEISANAEPVKYEFNKEFRLLQVDRFLSTSMTYPCNYGFVPNTCAGDGDPVDVLVLTQFPLASSVLISVRPIGALLTKDEKGEDEKILAVPVSSVDSYYDNIKDYSDLSKSLLDKITHFFSHYKDLEKGKTVAVGEWVGVEEAKKIIEKSRN